The genomic window TCGTGCCGCTCTGCCAGTTCCTGATCGACGCCCTCGGGTGGCGCTGGGCCTTTCGCGTGATGGGTGCCCTTTGCGCGCTCTGGATCGTGCCGGCCACGCTCTGGCTCCTTCGTGACCCGCCGCCGGTCTCGGCCTCGGCTGGCGGCGCGCCGCTCGCCATCGGCCTGGCCGGCGACCTCACGCTCGCCGCGGCGATGCGGGTGCCCGTCTTCTGGCTGCTCGGCTCGGCCCACCTCCTGGGCAACGTCGCCTGCCAGACGCTGCTCGTCCACCAGGCGGCCTATCTCGTGGACCACAGGATCGTGCCCTTGGTCGCAGCCTCGGTGGTGAGCTTGGTCGGGCTCGCGAGCATCGTCGGTAAGGCGGGCGGGGGATGGTTCTCGGATCGCTTCGGCCGCGAGGTGACGCATGCGATCGGCATGGCCTGCGTGGTCGCGAGCGTGGCCATGCTCGGGCTGGTCGCACTCCACCCCGGTCCCGCGCCGGCCTTTGCCTACGGTGCACTGGTCGGCCTCGGATACTCGGTGACGGCCGCGCTCATGCCGGCCATCTTCAGCGACGTCTTCCGCGGCCGCCGGTTCGGGATGATCTTCGGGACGCTGCAGACCTCGACGGCGCTCGGCGGCTCGGCCGGCCCCTGGCTGGCGGGCCGCGTCTTCGACGTCACCGGCAGCTATGCCCTAGCCCTCTACGGCATCGCGGGCGCCGCCGTCGCCGCCAACGTCGCGCTGTGGATCGCGCGCGCCTCGCTGCGGCGCCGGCCTCGCCTTGACAGTGACGGCGCCGGCCCCTAGCATCGCCCGAGACCCCCCACCCGGAGGATTCAGCCATGGACTACGCGGAGTACCGGCACCTGACCTTCGACCGTCGCCCGAGCGGTGTCGTGCTCGTCACCATCAACCGCCCCGAGGTGATGAACGCGACCAACGCGCGGCTTCACTGGGAGCTGACCCAGGTCTGGCTGACCATCGACGCCGACCCGGCCGCGCGCGTCGCCCTCGTCACCGGCGCGGGGCGCGCCTTCTCCGCGGGCGGCGACATGTCGCTGGTCGAGGAGATGGCGGGCAACGCCGCGGCCGCAGCGCGCACCATGCGCGAGGCCTCCGACCTCGTCTACAACATCATCAACCTCGACAAGCCCGTCGTCTCGGCGATCAACGGCCCTGCGGTAGGTGCCGGGCTCGTCGTCGCGCTCCTCGCGGACGTGAGCATCATCGCCGAGACCGCGCGCATCACCGACGGCCACACGCGGCTGGGCGTCGCGGCCGGCGACCACGCCGCCATCATCTGGCCGCTCCTCTGCGGGATGGCGAAGGCCAAGTACTATCTCCTGACGAGCGAGTTCCTCGACGGGCGCGAGGCCGAGCGCATCGGGCTCGTGAGCCGGGCCGTGCCGGCCGAGAAGGTCATGGATGTCGCGTGGACCGTGGCTGAGTCGCTGGCGCGGGGCAGCCAGCCCGCGATCCGCTTCACCAAGCGCGCGCTCAACAACTGGCTGAGACAAGCGGGACCGATCTTCGACCAGTCGCTGGCGCTCGAGATGCTGACGTTCATGGGCGACGACGTCCGCGAGGGCATGCAGGCGATCCGCGAGAAGCGCCTGCCGGTCTTCCCCTCGGCGCGGTGACCCGGGCCCTCGCTCTCGCCCTCCTGCTCTTCTCGCCGTGCTGGGCCGCCGCCCAGTCCCCCGGCTGGGAGGAGATCCTCGGCGCGGCCGACCGCGCGTGGGAAGCCGGGCAGGCCGGGGACGCCGAACGACTCTACGCCGCCGCGATCACGAAGGCGGAAAGCTTTGGCGAGTCCGACCTGAGGCTCGCCCGGAGCCTGAGCGCCCTCGGTGTCTTTTATCGCGAGCAGGGCCGCTACCGGGACGCATCGCCGCTCTTCGGCCGGGCGCTGTCCGTGACCGAGAAGGCCGTGCCGTCGGGCGACCCCGGCCTCGTCCCGGCTCTCAACAACCTGGGCGCCGCGTGGCTCCAGCAGGGGCAGGCGTCCGCCGCCGAGCCGCTCTTCCGCCGCTCCATGGCGATCGCCGAGAAGGCGCTTGGTCCCGACGACCCGTCGACGGCCACCTCCATGGCCGGGCTCGCCGCCGTGTACCAGGCCCGCGCGCGCTACGCCGAGGCGGAGTCGCTCTACCGCGGCGCCACCCGCATCTACGAAAAGACCCTGGGCCCCGCCGACCCCGCGGTGGCGCGGCCGCTGTCGAGCCTGGGTGGCCTCTTCAGGGAACAGGGGCGCTACCGCGACGCGGAGCCGTTCTACCGGCGCGCGCTGTCCCTCGTCGAGCAGGCGCTCGGCCCCGACCACATCCAGACGGCCTTGCCCCTGGGCGGCCTGGCCGCGCTCTACAACGCGCAGGGGCGGTATCGTGAGGCGGCCGAGCCGCTCTACCGCCGCACGCTCGCCATCCAGGAGCGCGCGATGGGTCCCGATCACCCGGCGCTGGCGGGCACGCTCAACGACCTCGGCGACCTCTACCGCGTGCAGGGGCGCTACGCGGAGGCCGAGCCGCTCTTCCTCCGCAGCATTGCCATCCGGGAGGCGCGGCTGGGTCCGCGGCACCCTGATGTAGGCGCGACGCTCGGCAACCTCGGGCTCCTCTACTTCGACCAGCGGCGCTACGCCGACGCCGAGGCCGCCTACAAGCGCGCGCTCGCCATCCTCGATCCGGGCCCGGGCCGCGAGACTCCGGTGGTGACCGAGTCGCTGAACAACCTGGCGGAGCTCTACCGGATCCAGGGGCGCTACGCCCTAGCCGAGCCGCTCTACCGCCGCGCGCTCTCGATCCGCGAGCAGGCGTTAGGTCCAGAGCATCCGAGCGTCGCCACGAGCCTCAACAACCTGGCGGCCTTCTACCATGTCCAGGGGCGCTACGCCGAGGCCGAGCCTCTCTACAGGCGCACGCTCGTCATCCTCGAGAAATCAGTCGGCCCGGAGCATCAACGCGTCGGCATCACGCTCAACAACCTGGCGGAGGTCTACCGCGCCCAGGGACGCTGGGAGGACGCGGCCCGGCTCTACCCGCAGGCCATCGCCATCGTCGAGAAGAACCTCGGCCCGGATCACCCGACGCTGGCGGGCCTGCTGGAGAACTACGCGGTGGTGCTTCGCCGCGCGCGCCGGGATGCCGAGGTGCTCGAGATCGACGAGCGCGCCCGCGACATCCGCGCGCGCCACGCCATACAGAACCCGCGCCGCTAGCACTTCCGCCGAATGGGAGCGGGGGGCCGCCGAAGCCGACGGCGCTATCGGTGAAGGTGGTAGAGCCATCGGATACGGGACGCTGGACAGGGTCATTGAGCAAATGAATAGGTGCGGATTCGCGGCGCGCTTCAGAGTGACGGGCAGTCTTAGTATGCCGCTTCTTCCTGACGGGCTCAGCCCTGACCTCCATGGCTACGTAAGCGTCCGGCGAATCCCACCCCCGCACACGGCGGCCCCGAACGGCGGCCGGGCGGTGCCGCTTCACTGGGTCATCCCTGTCCCACCGGAGCCGGGCGTGGAGCCGCTTCGAGACGGGTAAATCCGCGGAAACGAGCCCGTCTCGCTCGCAACGCCCGATGGCAACCGGAATGCATTTGGAGAGAACCGGCCACGGCGGGCGCGCGGGGCAAGGGGAGGTTCCGGATCCGACATCGCCGAGGCGATCCTGCCCATGGTCGAGAAGGAGCGTGGTTTCGTCCGGTACTCGAGAACCTAATGGTCGAGAGGCGGGAGAGTCGTCGTGTTGATCCAGGAACTGACTAGGCAGGCGAGTCTGGATCTGCTGGCTCGTACGCATCTCGGTAGATTAGCGTGCACCCAAGGGGCCCGGCCCTACGTCGTGCCCGTCTATTTTGCCTACGACAATGATTACCTCTATAGCTTCTCCACGGTCGGACAAAAGATCGAGTGGATGCGCGCCAACCCGCTGGTGTGCGTCGAGGCGGACGAGGTGGTGAGCCCGGAGGAGTGGGTGAGTGTCATTGTCTTCGGTCGCTACGAGGAGCTGCCGGATACGCCCGAATGGCAGGGGGCGCGCACACTCGCCCACACACTGCTGAAACGGAGCGCCGTGTGGTGGGAGCCCGCTTACGTGAAAACGATCCTCCACGGCACAGAGCGCCCGCTGGTGCCGGTCTTCTACCGCATTCACGGCCTTCAGATTACCGGCCACCGCGCCACCCCTGAGCCGGTGACGCCGGCTCACACAAGCCTTTCGTCGATGACCGACTCGGGCGAAGACGGTCGGCTGCAAAACCTTCTGCGGCAGGCCCGGGGGAGCCTGCTCGCGCGTCATCTGAGGAGGTGATGTGCCTCATGGCCGACCGGAGCATCGGGCCGCTCGCCGTCGTCGATGCTGGCCCGGTTGCTGGGACTCTCACGTAGAGCGATGTCGTCAGGGCCCTCGCACAGCGGGGACGGTGACGACGCGAGGCGGGCGCGGAAGTGACGGGGCGGCCGCGCTCCCATGTGAGACGACGGCGCCCGGCCCCGGCCGTCACGCGCGCTCGGGACGGCCCAAATGTCCCACGTGTCGCGTTTGGCAATGCTGATGCAGCTCGCGCCCGCGGCGCGAGAAGCGCCGCCGCCGAGGAAACGAAAGGAGATCAGCCATGACACAGGCAATCAAGAAGAGTGACGCTCAGATCCATCATGACGTGCTCGAGGAGCTCAAGTGGGACTCCCGCGTCGATGAGACGGAGGTCGGGATCCAGGTGGCCGGCGGCGTTGTCACGCTCACCGGCACGGTGACGAGCTGGGCAAAGCGCATGGCGGCCCAGGAGGCGGCCCGTCGCGTGATCGGCGTCCTCGACGTGGCGAACGACATCAACGTGAAAGTGCCGGGCGGCCTCGCACGCACCGACACCGAGATCGCTCAGGCGGTGCGGCGGACGCTCGAATGGGACGTGTTCGTCCCCGAGGAGCAGATCACGTCCACGGTCACGGACGACTGGGTCACGCTTGAAGGCACGGTCGAGCGCTGGAGTCAGCGCGAGGACGCGGAGCGGGCTGTCCGCAATCTAACGGGTGTGAAGATCGTGGTGAACAAGATCACAGTGACGCCGGCGAAGCCGGTGACCGAGGACGTCAAAAAGGCGATCGAGCAGGCCCTGGAGCGGCGCGCCGAACGCGAGGCCCGGCAGATCGGCGTCGATGTCCGGGACGGCACCGTGACACTGACGGGGCCGGTCCATTCGTGGGCGGAGCGCAAATCG from Candidatus Rokuibacteriota bacterium includes these protein-coding regions:
- a CDS encoding MFS transporter, with the protein product MGLRSAGGRAVAATFVTLGLVYGVWYAYSVFLVALLHDFGWSRSLLAGAFSVFALVHGLLSPGLGWLADRIGSRRLVLAGGAVLAASLVLDGAVQSPGHLYLAFGVLTAIGAAAAGWVPAVILVQGWYPRHVGLALGIVSSGIGAGIFLVVPLCQFLIDALGWRWAFRVMGALCALWIVPATLWLLRDPPPVSASAGGAPLAIGLAGDLTLAAAMRVPVFWLLGSAHLLGNVACQTLLVHQAAYLVDHRIVPLVAASVVSLVGLASIVGKAGGGWFSDRFGREVTHAIGMACVVASVAMLGLVALHPGPAPAFAYGALVGLGYSVTAALMPAIFSDVFRGRRFGMIFGTLQTSTALGGSAGPWLAGRVFDVTGSYALALYGIAGAAVAANVALWIARASLRRRPRLDSDGAGP
- a CDS encoding enoyl-CoA hydratase/isomerase family protein, which gives rise to MDYAEYRHLTFDRRPSGVVLVTINRPEVMNATNARLHWELTQVWLTIDADPAARVALVTGAGRAFSAGGDMSLVEEMAGNAAAAARTMREASDLVYNIINLDKPVVSAINGPAVGAGLVVALLADVSIIAETARITDGHTRLGVAAGDHAAIIWPLLCGMAKAKYYLLTSEFLDGREAERIGLVSRAVPAEKVMDVAWTVAESLARGSQPAIRFTKRALNNWLRQAGPIFDQSLALEMLTFMGDDVREGMQAIREKRLPVFPSAR
- a CDS encoding tetratricopeptide repeat protein; translation: MTRALALALLLFSPCWAAAQSPGWEEILGAADRAWEAGQAGDAERLYAAAITKAESFGESDLRLARSLSALGVFYREQGRYRDASPLFGRALSVTEKAVPSGDPGLVPALNNLGAAWLQQGQASAAEPLFRRSMAIAEKALGPDDPSTATSMAGLAAVYQARARYAEAESLYRGATRIYEKTLGPADPAVARPLSSLGGLFREQGRYRDAEPFYRRALSLVEQALGPDHIQTALPLGGLAALYNAQGRYREAAEPLYRRTLAIQERAMGPDHPALAGTLNDLGDLYRVQGRYAEAEPLFLRSIAIREARLGPRHPDVGATLGNLGLLYFDQRRYADAEAAYKRALAILDPGPGRETPVVTESLNNLAELYRIQGRYALAEPLYRRALSIREQALGPEHPSVATSLNNLAAFYHVQGRYAEAEPLYRRTLVILEKSVGPEHQRVGITLNNLAEVYRAQGRWEDAARLYPQAIAIVEKNLGPDHPTLAGLLENYAVVLRRARRDAEVLEIDERARDIRARHAIQNPRR
- a CDS encoding pyridoxamine 5'-phosphate oxidase family protein, which translates into the protein MLIQELTRQASLDLLARTHLGRLACTQGARPYVVPVYFAYDNDYLYSFSTVGQKIEWMRANPLVCVEADEVVSPEEWVSVIVFGRYEELPDTPEWQGARTLAHTLLKRSAVWWEPAYVKTILHGTERPLVPVFYRIHGLQITGHRATPEPVTPAHTSLSSMTDSGEDGRLQNLLRQARGSLLARHLRR
- a CDS encoding BON domain-containing protein, with protein sequence MTQAIKKSDAQIHHDVLEELKWDSRVDETEVGIQVAGGVVTLTGTVTSWAKRMAAQEAARRVIGVLDVANDINVKVPGGLARTDTEIAQAVRRTLEWDVFVPEEQITSTVTDDWVTLEGTVERWSQREDAERAVRNLTGVKIVVNKITVTPAKPVTEDVKKAIEQALERRAEREARQIGVDVRDGTVTLTGPVHSWAERKSVLAAARFTPGVRAVEDHLRTEPV